Proteins encoded by one window of Streptomyces sp. NBC_01477:
- the fxsT gene encoding FxSxx-COOH system tetratricopeptide repeat protein, giving the protein MTHEADTGPPYTRVTLFHSSTENIGRTTALLHTARWMAAEGRRVLIVETPATVSRTERQLRSLLGAEAMPPPDALFSVVPAAGSPNGRQPSWPQPVTWAMSLGDEVVELAVLALPDTDLSARLPTYEEAADSTVYAGFDHVLVNAPTAQGTLRIGDLAPLAHAAAVCFAPDSASIGRAAWVARDLRERATGRPVDVIAVGLQVDSGLNEQLRMIRSLVRTAFREPGQEGVVPPYVEIPYDPLFLHSVSSPRDSSGTAQGLRKPVMARQSGYAQLAEAVIRPQTSVVRRVAIVYPPRHPAWAHWLGAQLSGAGVPSALVPFAQFSGERPDRDGMLLVLSPVGANAEQLGLVSRLSHPNVRIVLVDDEPLPSRIGHHEQIDLRACGEPEAVALVRRAVRLPAPAPARVSSPRFPRLPAVHNLAPRNPGFTGRDDLCEKMRESLAREAGSRRPCALTGPPGIGKSALALEFCHRFGGSYDAVWWLRATDSPDVARGLGRLAERSGRPTQDTDMRDVLDWLGSPDSGSWLLVYDDVTTSAALAELLPAVGEDRHILLTSRQQPLADAAVLEVPALTPMESRSLLLAAVPGLDETRADQVGQIMGREPLTVTLAGAWIDVDAGRREARNQPRADALAEAAEKLVSTFSAGQQDLLARYASVPLSRVMLEATLDELRVTAGGELWARKESGSDSLVWLLECCALLTPSGAELGLLRSRTLWKALSDRFSSPSGSAPWTDPLGDQLMIDVALRTLARHGLLEMHFGYPDRAIRQNRALRELVLDRLEPAERKEREREVRAMVAEYALVDPGSGTGGRTGAALIDARTRRLMSLKLWDDERPEVRQAVVEHTLRLARSDGRRHWYEALEIGRRAAESWDSSQPSSEYARLHNATAQAHRRLGESSQAGRDALIALRDHRRFLGVSHPRALLSADSYAAILRMEGSFDEARIEERGVLDSMTRVLGPDHRTTQQAEYNLALSEVLCGDYQSALELLQSRYGRRTAIGGQLDGWALGLLDTMALAHRGLGHNRESTDLLKQYLRRANDRARDDALSAEIGLAVGERRLGQSKQALERDRRVFGECRTRFGAGYAHTWRCQFSLAADLNAESEHRAAVDEIEACARTLEAVFGDDHPYTQLARVRTGVHRRNLGDHGNALDIGQESLTELARGLGPAHPWVAAAAVAVAGTLVAMRQYDEAEDKESFALLTLDELGLARHPAHALVKGNLGAIALLKGSGGPPDGTPHQDIDVELPTV; this is encoded by the coding sequence ATGACGCATGAGGCCGACACCGGGCCGCCTTACACCCGGGTGACCCTGTTTCACAGCAGCACCGAGAACATCGGCAGGACCACAGCGCTGCTCCACACGGCGCGGTGGATGGCCGCCGAGGGGCGCCGCGTACTGATCGTCGAGACCCCCGCGACCGTGTCCCGCACAGAGCGCCAACTGCGCTCGCTCCTGGGTGCCGAGGCCATGCCCCCGCCCGACGCGCTTTTCTCAGTGGTTCCCGCCGCCGGTAGTCCGAACGGGCGGCAGCCGTCCTGGCCACAGCCGGTGACCTGGGCCATGTCCCTGGGGGACGAAGTCGTCGAGCTGGCCGTACTCGCGCTGCCGGACACAGACCTGTCGGCCAGATTACCGACCTACGAGGAAGCCGCAGACAGTACCGTCTACGCGGGTTTCGACCACGTGCTCGTCAACGCGCCGACGGCACAAGGCACCCTGCGGATCGGCGACCTCGCTCCGCTCGCCCACGCGGCGGCGGTCTGCTTCGCCCCGGATTCCGCGTCCATCGGCCGTGCGGCGTGGGTGGCACGCGATCTGCGCGAACGGGCGACCGGACGGCCTGTCGACGTCATCGCCGTAGGACTCCAGGTGGACAGCGGCCTCAATGAGCAACTGCGAATGATCCGTTCCCTGGTACGCACCGCGTTCCGCGAGCCGGGTCAGGAGGGGGTCGTGCCGCCGTACGTCGAGATCCCCTATGACCCGCTGTTCCTGCACAGCGTGAGCTCACCGCGGGACAGCTCCGGAACGGCCCAGGGCCTGCGGAAGCCGGTCATGGCGAGGCAGAGCGGCTACGCCCAACTGGCCGAGGCCGTCATCCGCCCGCAGACCTCGGTCGTGCGGCGGGTGGCCATCGTCTACCCGCCGCGCCATCCGGCCTGGGCACACTGGCTCGGCGCGCAGCTCTCGGGGGCGGGTGTGCCGTCCGCCCTCGTGCCGTTCGCGCAGTTCTCCGGGGAACGGCCGGACCGTGACGGCATGCTGCTCGTGCTCTCGCCGGTCGGGGCCAACGCCGAGCAGCTCGGCCTGGTGAGCCGGCTGTCCCATCCGAACGTGCGGATCGTGCTCGTCGACGACGAGCCGTTGCCCTCCCGGATCGGACACCACGAGCAGATCGACCTGCGCGCGTGCGGCGAGCCGGAGGCTGTCGCCCTGGTGCGGCGCGCGGTGCGGCTCCCGGCCCCGGCCCCGGCCCGCGTCTCCTCGCCGCGCTTCCCCCGGCTGCCAGCCGTGCACAATCTGGCGCCGCGCAACCCGGGTTTCACCGGCCGCGACGACCTGTGCGAGAAGATGCGGGAATCACTCGCCCGCGAGGCCGGCTCCCGGCGCCCCTGCGCGCTCACCGGCCCGCCGGGCATCGGCAAGAGCGCGCTGGCCCTGGAGTTCTGCCATCGCTTCGGCGGCTCCTACGACGCGGTGTGGTGGCTGCGGGCCACCGACAGCCCCGATGTCGCGCGCGGCCTGGGCCGGCTCGCCGAGCGCTCGGGGCGCCCCACGCAGGACACGGACATGCGCGACGTGCTGGATTGGCTGGGGTCGCCGGACAGCGGTAGCTGGCTACTGGTCTACGACGACGTCACCACGTCGGCGGCGCTGGCCGAGCTGCTGCCGGCGGTGGGAGAGGACCGGCACATCCTGCTGACCTCTCGCCAGCAGCCGCTCGCGGATGCGGCCGTCCTGGAGGTTCCGGCGCTGACGCCCATGGAGAGCAGGTCGCTCCTGCTCGCGGCCGTACCCGGTCTCGACGAGACCCGGGCGGACCAGGTGGGACAGATCATGGGGCGGGAGCCGCTGACCGTGACGCTCGCCGGAGCCTGGATCGACGTGGACGCCGGTCGGCGGGAGGCGCGGAACCAACCGCGTGCGGACGCACTGGCGGAAGCCGCCGAGAAGCTGGTGTCGACGTTCTCCGCCGGCCAGCAGGATCTGCTGGCACGGTACGCGTCCGTTCCGCTGAGCCGGGTGATGCTGGAGGCGACGCTCGACGAACTGCGCGTCACCGCGGGTGGTGAGCTGTGGGCTCGGAAGGAGAGCGGCAGCGACAGCCTGGTGTGGCTACTGGAGTGCTGCGCGCTGCTGACACCCTCGGGGGCCGAATTGGGCCTGCTGCGCTCCCGCACGCTGTGGAAGGCGCTCTCCGACCGGTTCTCTTCTCCGTCCGGGTCCGCACCCTGGACGGATCCGCTCGGCGATCAGCTGATGATCGACGTGGCGCTGCGGACCCTGGCCCGCCACGGCCTGCTGGAGATGCATTTCGGGTACCCCGACCGGGCGATCCGGCAGAACCGGGCGCTGCGCGAACTCGTGCTGGACCGTTTGGAGCCCGCCGAGCGGAAGGAGCGCGAGCGCGAAGTGCGCGCGATGGTCGCCGAGTACGCCCTCGTTGATCCGGGGAGCGGCACGGGCGGCCGCACGGGTGCGGCGCTCATCGATGCCCGCACCCGTCGGCTGATGTCCTTGAAGCTGTGGGACGACGAGCGGCCCGAGGTGCGGCAGGCGGTGGTGGAGCACACCCTGCGGCTGGCAAGGAGCGACGGGCGACGCCATTGGTACGAGGCGCTGGAGATCGGCCGCCGCGCCGCAGAGAGCTGGGACTCGTCGCAACCGTCGAGCGAATACGCACGGTTGCACAATGCCACGGCGCAGGCACACCGGCGCCTGGGCGAGTCTTCGCAGGCGGGCAGGGACGCCCTGATCGCGCTGCGCGATCACCGCAGATTCCTAGGCGTCAGCCATCCGCGGGCCCTGCTGTCGGCGGACTCCTACGCGGCCATCCTGCGCATGGAGGGCTCGTTCGACGAGGCCCGGATCGAGGAGCGTGGCGTACTCGATAGCATGACGCGGGTCCTGGGACCCGACCACCGGACTACTCAGCAGGCCGAGTACAACCTGGCTCTGTCGGAAGTGCTGTGCGGGGACTACCAGAGCGCCCTCGAACTGCTCCAGTCCCGATACGGCCGGCGCACCGCGATCGGCGGTCAGCTCGACGGATGGGCGCTGGGGCTGCTGGACACCATGGCCCTGGCGCACCGCGGCCTGGGCCACAACCGTGAGTCCACCGATCTGCTGAAGCAGTATCTGCGCCGGGCCAACGACCGGGCCAGGGACGACGCCCTCAGCGCGGAGATCGGCCTGGCCGTGGGCGAGCGACGGCTCGGGCAGAGCAAGCAGGCGCTGGAGCGTGACAGGCGGGTATTCGGTGAGTGCCGGACCCGCTTCGGCGCCGGGTACGCGCACACCTGGCGCTGTCAATTCAGTCTTGCCGCCGACCTGAACGCGGAATCGGAGCACAGGGCGGCCGTGGACGAGATCGAGGCCTGCGCCCGGACCCTGGAAGCGGTGTTCGGCGACGACCACCCGTACACACAACTGGCCCGGGTACGGACTGGCGTCCATCGGCGGAACCTAGGCGACCACGGGAATGCACTGGACATCGGCCAGGAGTCGCTGACGGAACTGGCACGTGGGTTGGGACCCGCGCACCCCTGGGTGGCCGCCGCGGCCGTGGCCGTCGCGGGCACCCTGGTGGCGATGCGGCAGTACGACGAGGCCGAGGACAAGGAGAGTTTCGCGCTGCTGACCTTGGACGAACTGGGCCTGGCCCGGCACCCGGCCCACGCATTGGTGAAGGGCAATCTCGGCGCCATCGCCTTGCTCAAGGGGTCCGGCGGACCGCCGGACGGAACCCCCCATCAGGACATCGACGTGGAACTGCCCACAGTGTGA
- a CDS encoding FxsB family cyclophane-forming radical SAM/SPASM peptide maturase: MHDAQSLRRGRESVGECLDGVARVPDPPTLPFRNFVLKVHGRCDLDCDYCYMYRAADQRWRTEPRAMSAAVVERTAERIAEHAHTHGLSRIGVALHGGEPLLIGPKGITRVVESVRRAVGPRVHAEVTVQTNGVRLTHHYLDLLGELDVGISVSLDGGRAAHDRHRRHRDGRGSHAEVTAALELLANGPHRALFTGLLCVVDLRNDPVDTYRELVRHRPPTVDFLLPHANWSAPPPGHRPGDPGTPYADWLIRIFDYWYDAPVRESGVRIFEQLITLLLGGHADTEGLGLAPIGYVVVETSGAIAQDDALRTAYSGAIDTGLHVARDAFDAALRLPGVLARRSGTAALTATCRRCPLLDVCGGGHRAHRYRNDGSGFANPSVYCADLQVLIRHVRGRLAHDIARLSATAGARVPAGGTPATRVTAGGAGVV; encoded by the coding sequence ATGCATGATGCGCAGTCGCTTCGGCGCGGCCGGGAATCCGTCGGTGAATGCCTGGACGGCGTCGCCCGCGTGCCCGATCCGCCGACCTTACCCTTCCGAAATTTCGTGCTGAAAGTGCACGGCCGGTGTGACCTCGACTGCGATTACTGCTACATGTACCGCGCCGCCGACCAGCGCTGGCGGACCGAACCGCGCGCCATGTCCGCCGCGGTGGTCGAGCGGACGGCGGAACGCATTGCCGAACACGCGCACACTCATGGGCTGTCGCGGATCGGGGTGGCCCTGCACGGCGGCGAGCCGCTGCTCATCGGTCCGAAGGGGATCACCCGGGTCGTGGAGTCGGTGCGCCGGGCGGTCGGCCCGCGCGTCCACGCCGAGGTGACCGTGCAGACCAACGGCGTACGGCTCACCCACCACTATCTCGACCTGCTTGGTGAACTGGACGTCGGCATCAGTGTCAGCCTCGACGGTGGGCGGGCCGCGCATGACCGGCACCGCCGCCACCGCGACGGGCGCGGCAGTCACGCCGAGGTGACGGCCGCGCTGGAACTGCTCGCGAATGGACCGCACCGCGCGCTGTTCACCGGCCTGCTCTGCGTGGTCGACCTACGAAACGACCCGGTCGACACCTACCGGGAGCTGGTACGCCACCGACCGCCCACCGTGGACTTCCTCCTGCCGCACGCCAACTGGTCCGCGCCGCCGCCCGGTCACCGCCCGGGGGATCCCGGCACGCCCTACGCCGACTGGCTCATCCGGATCTTCGACTACTGGTACGACGCTCCCGTGCGCGAAAGCGGCGTCCGGATCTTCGAACAGCTCATCACCCTGCTGCTGGGCGGCCACGCCGACACCGAGGGGCTGGGCCTGGCGCCGATCGGCTACGTGGTGGTCGAGACGAGCGGCGCCATCGCACAGGACGACGCGCTGCGCACCGCGTACTCCGGCGCCATTGACACCGGACTGCACGTCGCCCGCGACGCGTTCGACGCGGCGCTGCGCCTGCCCGGAGTGCTCGCCCGCCGGTCCGGGACCGCCGCCCTGACCGCCACGTGCCGCCGCTGTCCGCTGCTCGACGTGTGTGGCGGTGGCCACCGCGCGCACCGCTACCGCAACGATGGCAGCGGGTTCGCCAACCCCAGTGTCTACTGCGCCGATCTCCAGGTCCTGATCCGGCACGTGCGCGGGCGTCTGGCCCACGACATCGCCCGGCTGTCCGCTACGGCCGGCGCCCGCGTCCCGGCCGGCGGCACTCCGGCCACCCGCGTCACGGCCGGCGGCGCGGGCGTCGTATGA
- a CDS encoding HEXXH motif domain-containing protein, with the protein MSGSDVAGRSAIKPHVVTAAMFARLAAGGGGAEGARLLVDADYSRRLATLRAVRDATARYGGDVERRSEEAWSALAAAQCRSPAVVRALIAYPSIGPALLRSLHALTAPGGASDARTVLDPGHALAALAAAAVVATGLPARVGVTLYDRRIGLPGLGAVGFPGSGSDPFPELPDGTWAAVEGGPSGARITVGGRRVALSAAPWQGLRVLVPAADPTVSTGGGLVLDDIDPYCAPVGGRCGRLSDAAWHRWRQVSDGGWELLRAEHAEVAAEAAVVLRALVPLTGPPGGSRSGSSKETFGATALTMPATAHDMALALSHELQHNKLSALLHLFDLLAERPGELFYAPWREDPRPLIGLLHGAYAHLGVARFWHRRLSCGRLEGAARHEAEVRFARWRDGAAEAVGTLLTCGRLTDIGVRFVTGMRDALDALGRVPVRPAAAAESAAVAAEHRRRWDARHGAPTRAGLLG; encoded by the coding sequence ATGAGCGGGTCGGACGTCGCCGGGCGCTCGGCGATAAAGCCGCATGTCGTCACGGCCGCGATGTTCGCCCGGCTGGCCGCCGGCGGTGGCGGCGCGGAGGGCGCGCGGCTGCTGGTCGACGCGGACTACAGCCGCCGTCTTGCAACTCTGCGGGCCGTGCGCGACGCGACCGCGCGGTACGGTGGCGACGTCGAACGTCGGAGCGAGGAGGCCTGGTCGGCGTTGGCCGCCGCCCAATGCCGGTCGCCCGCCGTCGTACGCGCGCTGATCGCATACCCCTCCATCGGCCCCGCGCTGCTTCGCTCCCTGCACGCGCTCACTGCGCCCGGCGGCGCGTCCGACGCCCGTACTGTCCTCGATCCCGGGCACGCGCTCGCCGCGCTGGCCGCGGCGGCGGTCGTCGCCACCGGCCTGCCCGCCCGGGTGGGCGTGACGCTGTACGACCGGCGGATCGGCCTGCCCGGTTTGGGCGCAGTCGGCTTTCCCGGCTCCGGTTCCGATCCCTTCCCCGAACTCCCTGACGGCACGTGGGCGGCGGTTGAGGGCGGTCCGTCCGGCGCGCGGATCACGGTCGGCGGGCGGCGGGTCGCACTCAGCGCGGCGCCGTGGCAGGGCCTGCGCGTCCTCGTGCCCGCGGCCGATCCGACGGTCTCCACCGGCGGCGGACTGGTACTTGACGACATCGACCCGTATTGCGCGCCGGTCGGCGGGCGGTGCGGGCGGCTCTCCGATGCCGCCTGGCACCGCTGGCGGCAGGTGTCCGACGGCGGGTGGGAACTGCTGCGGGCCGAGCACGCCGAGGTGGCCGCCGAGGCCGCGGTCGTCCTGCGAGCGCTGGTCCCCCTCACCGGTCCGCCGGGCGGCAGCCGCAGCGGCAGCTCCAAGGAGACCTTCGGCGCGACGGCCCTGACGATGCCCGCCACCGCTCACGACATGGCCCTGGCGCTCAGTCACGAGCTCCAGCACAACAAGCTCTCCGCGCTGCTCCACCTCTTCGACCTTCTCGCCGAGCGGCCGGGCGAGCTGTTCTACGCGCCCTGGCGCGAGGACCCCCGCCCGCTCATCGGCCTCCTGCACGGCGCCTACGCCCATCTTGGAGTCGCCCGCTTCTGGCACCGCCGCCTGTCCTGCGGGCGACTGGAGGGGGCCGCCCGCCATGAGGCCGAAGTGAGGTTCGCCCGCTGGCGTGACGGTGCGGCGGAGGCGGTCGGCACCCTGCTCACGTGCGGCCGGCTCACCGACATCGGCGTGCGGTTCGTCACCGGGATGCGGGACGCGCTGGACGCGCTGGGCCGCGTCCCGGTCCGGCCCGCGGCGGCGGCCGAGAGCGCGGCGGTCGCCGCGGAGCACCGCCGCCGCTGGGACGCCCGCCACGGCGCGCCGACGCGCGCCGGGCTGCTGGGCTGA
- a CDS encoding AAC(3) family N-acetyltransferase: protein MSVSTQQLSAAIGDLGLAKRPVMIHSSLRSFGEPVEGGADGLLDLFLARGCTILVPTFSESQFGAVPPATMRPDRNAIDYAEMPAEAPLVQQVPEYTVDSTVVNTGMGVVPARLLARPDAVRGLHPLNSFAALGPLARELASAQSPADVYGPVRLLAERDGAILLMGVGLNRMTALHCAEEQSGRRLLVRWARDADGRVFMVETGSCSEGFPRLDPFLRTLARTASVGGSTWAVYPAKETLAAASAAMSADQTVTRCADRACLRCRDSIAGGPLGASPLG from the coding sequence GTGTCGGTATCCACTCAGCAGCTCTCAGCGGCGATCGGCGATCTCGGCCTCGCCAAGCGGCCGGTCATGATCCACTCGTCGCTCCGGTCGTTCGGCGAACCCGTCGAGGGCGGCGCGGACGGGCTGCTCGACCTCTTCCTCGCGCGCGGGTGCACGATTCTGGTGCCGACCTTCAGCGAATCGCAGTTCGGTGCGGTGCCCCCGGCCACGATGCGCCCGGACCGCAACGCCATCGACTACGCGGAGATGCCCGCCGAAGCACCGCTCGTCCAGCAGGTCCCCGAGTACACCGTCGACTCCACCGTGGTCAACACCGGGATGGGTGTCGTGCCGGCCCGGCTGCTCGCCCGTCCGGACGCCGTACGCGGACTACACCCTCTCAACTCCTTTGCTGCGCTGGGACCCCTGGCACGGGAACTCGCCTCGGCACAGAGCCCGGCCGATGTCTACGGACCCGTCCGTCTGCTGGCGGAGCGAGACGGTGCGATATTGCTGATGGGCGTCGGACTCAATCGGATGACAGCGCTTCACTGCGCGGAGGAGCAGTCCGGCCGCAGGCTCCTCGTTCGCTGGGCACGCGATGCGGACGGCCGGGTCTTCATGGTGGAGACGGGATCGTGCTCCGAGGGATTCCCACGACTGGATCCTTTTCTCCGGACGCTCGCCCGCACCGCATCGGTCGGTGGATCCACCTGGGCCGTCTATCCGGCGAAGGAGACACTCGCCGCCGCGAGCGCCGCCATGTCTGCCGACCAGACGGTGACCCGCTGCGCCGACCGGGCATGCCTCCGCTGCCGCGACTCGATCGCGGGCGGCCCCCTCGGCGCTTCCCCTCTCGGCTGA
- a CDS encoding tetratricopeptide repeat protein yields MDLTDVLAVVGMVSTAAGVGITWWRARAGDRAEFRRRRAAPGVAPGMSVAPPVGALPTQIRGRGRLMRRLRRWLRKPPGVVVVLAGMGGVGKSTTAAALARDSARTRRTGRRSRPVWWVRAADSLSLAGGLASVARQLGAEPADLEAISTGAADGPDRFWELLGNAPSGWLLIFDNADSPAILYGARCDAERSGAQPAGAVGQNGTGWVRPSRRGLTIVTSRDADQETWGSHARLVPLGPLDETDAARALLDLAPEAGDEAEARLLARRLGGLPLALHLAGSYLRSAVVYCPTFTAYAEVLGGDGGLRLLDGSGAPDRSVVTRTWEISLDNLARDGVPQARNLLRLLSCYAADASIPMGLLDGRRLSSLLATGPAGSPLDHSDLLLERGLRGLERVGLIDVGTSGQERALTLHPLIVQTNRMNLGTTTSRDTEPDATLVRQVAAGLVVEALSGLRVDEPADWPRYRMFGVHLHALLGTVADHLDADGLTALLRAIWMTVRALDESGAHDVAERLNRAALAHVPGPDDEAGLCLSHQHAWEVAARGEFGDSERMFLDVAERRARTLGNDHPETLSSRHELAWVAGCQERWVEAEARYDLVLEDRRRVLGEDHFDTLLTRFERGWCIANQERFEEARALLENVLEDRTRVLGEAHQRTVGTRHELAWIAAKQGRLVEAERLYRQVLDDRRRALGDEHLSTLTIHHELAWVLACRGRSKEAATRYARVLDIRRRRLGEDHPDTRATALALDRLGRGLTVDARHLV; encoded by the coding sequence ATGGATCTCACCGATGTGCTGGCGGTGGTGGGAATGGTGTCGACGGCCGCTGGGGTGGGAATCACCTGGTGGCGAGCGCGCGCGGGGGACAGGGCTGAGTTCAGGCGCCGGCGGGCAGCACCGGGCGTTGCTCCGGGAATGTCGGTGGCACCGCCGGTCGGCGCGCTGCCGACACAGATACGCGGTCGGGGCCGGCTGATGCGCCGGCTGAGGCGATGGCTCCGCAAGCCGCCGGGAGTCGTGGTGGTGCTTGCCGGAATGGGCGGTGTGGGGAAGTCGACCACGGCGGCGGCGCTGGCTCGTGACAGCGCGCGGACGCGGCGGACAGGACGTCGAAGCCGCCCTGTGTGGTGGGTCCGGGCCGCCGATTCCCTCAGCCTTGCGGGTGGACTGGCCTCCGTGGCGCGGCAACTGGGGGCCGAACCGGCTGACCTGGAGGCAATATCCACCGGAGCCGCCGATGGCCCGGACCGCTTCTGGGAGCTCCTCGGCAACGCGCCTTCCGGATGGCTGCTGATCTTCGACAACGCCGACTCCCCCGCCATTCTCTACGGCGCGCGCTGCGACGCCGAGAGGAGCGGGGCGCAGCCGGCGGGAGCGGTGGGACAGAACGGGACGGGGTGGGTGCGGCCCTCCCGCCGCGGGCTGACGATCGTGACCAGCCGTGACGCGGACCAGGAGACGTGGGGGTCGCATGCGCGGCTGGTGCCGTTGGGGCCTCTCGACGAGACCGACGCCGCGCGTGCGCTGCTGGATCTGGCCCCCGAGGCAGGAGACGAGGCGGAGGCGCGGCTGCTCGCCCGGCGGCTCGGCGGACTGCCGCTGGCACTTCACCTGGCGGGAAGCTACTTGAGATCGGCTGTCGTCTACTGCCCGACTTTCACTGCTTACGCCGAGGTGCTCGGTGGCGACGGGGGACTTCGGCTACTCGACGGCTCGGGGGCGCCCGACCGATCAGTCGTGACGCGGACGTGGGAGATATCCCTCGACAACCTGGCCCGTGATGGCGTGCCCCAGGCGCGCAATCTGCTGCGCCTGCTGTCCTGCTATGCCGCTGACGCCTCGATCCCGATGGGCCTGCTCGACGGACGACGGCTTTCCTCCCTGCTGGCGACGGGGCCGGCGGGCTCGCCCTTGGACCACTCGGACCTTCTGCTGGAGCGCGGACTGCGAGGGCTGGAACGGGTGGGCCTGATCGATGTCGGGACGTCGGGGCAGGAACGAGCCCTCACCCTGCACCCGCTGATAGTGCAGACCAACCGGATGAACTTAGGGACGACGACGTCGCGAGACACCGAGCCGGACGCAACACTCGTACGGCAGGTGGCCGCCGGACTCGTGGTCGAAGCGCTGTCCGGGCTGCGCGTCGACGAACCTGCTGACTGGCCGCGCTACCGGATGTTCGGCGTCCATCTGCACGCTCTGCTCGGGACCGTGGCCGACCATCTCGATGCGGACGGCCTGACCGCGCTCCTGCGAGCGATATGGATGACGGTCCGCGCCCTGGACGAGAGCGGAGCGCACGACGTCGCCGAGAGGCTGAACCGTGCGGCGCTGGCCCACGTACCCGGCCCTGACGATGAGGCCGGACTTTGTCTGAGCCATCAGCACGCCTGGGAAGTGGCCGCTCGGGGTGAGTTCGGGGATTCCGAACGGATGTTCCTGGACGTGGCCGAACGACGCGCGCGGACGCTGGGAAACGACCACCCGGAGACGCTGAGCAGTCGTCACGAACTGGCGTGGGTAGCCGGTTGCCAGGAGCGGTGGGTGGAAGCGGAGGCGCGCTACGACCTCGTTCTGGAGGACCGCCGGCGTGTCCTGGGTGAGGACCACTTCGATACGCTCCTCACCCGGTTCGAACGCGGCTGGTGCATTGCGAACCAGGAGCGGTTCGAAGAGGCGAGGGCTTTGTTGGAGAACGTCCTGGAGGACCGCACCCGGGTACTCGGGGAGGCCCATCAGCGGACCGTGGGCACCCGCCACGAACTGGCCTGGATCGCGGCCAAGCAGGGACGTCTGGTCGAAGCGGAGCGCCTCTACCGGCAGGTGCTGGACGACCGTCGGCGGGCGCTCGGCGATGAGCACCTGTCCACGCTGACCATCCATCACGAACTCGCCTGGGTCCTGGCCTGCAGGGGACGTTCGAAGGAGGCCGCGACCCGTTACGCCCGGGTCCTGGACATCCGTCGCCGACGCCTCGGTGAGGACCACCCCGACACGAGGGCGACCGCCCTCGCTCTCGACCGCCTGGGCCGGGGACTTACGGTGGACGCGCGTCATCTCGTCTGA
- a CDS encoding helix-turn-helix domain-containing protein codes for MDTLYDTATVHPLDRYEYYRAGSAAELAPVTVHGRPPGQLRAVMSVAEISDFEIESHTFAADREISVRRTERLIGVSDPECYRVVTALTPGIRVKHAGHTVDLRARDIALYDSSQPWETTNPTGLIQTVMLTFPRALVPVDYAAVRPLVGSITPKNVPGRSALAQFLIGLTEPAGLEVPALAEVLYECVVGLIRQRLGEPGGITPQTHRLLQRTHISGIIRRNLRNPALDPEAIATSANLSTRYLYSLFQDAELTPMRFLKNLRLQEARRRLEDPALASVPIRDVMSAVGYRRSDQFARDFRQMFGVSPKDHRQLSCGQRTS; via the coding sequence ATGGACACGCTGTACGACACCGCAACAGTTCACCCGCTCGATCGTTACGAATACTATCGCGCGGGGTCTGCCGCCGAACTGGCGCCGGTGACCGTCCATGGGCGCCCGCCCGGGCAACTGCGCGCGGTGATGTCGGTCGCGGAAATCAGTGACTTCGAAATCGAGAGCCACACCTTCGCCGCAGACCGCGAAATCTCCGTACGGCGCACCGAGCGTCTGATCGGCGTCAGTGATCCCGAGTGCTACCGGGTCGTCACAGCTCTCACCCCCGGGATACGGGTGAAGCACGCAGGGCACACCGTGGACTTACGTGCTCGGGACATCGCGCTCTACGACAGTTCGCAGCCCTGGGAGACGACGAATCCGACCGGCCTCATCCAGACGGTCATGCTGACGTTTCCACGGGCACTGGTGCCCGTTGACTACGCTGCCGTTCGTCCGCTCGTCGGCAGCATCACGCCCAAAAACGTACCGGGGCGCAGTGCGCTCGCGCAGTTCCTGATCGGGCTGACCGAACCGGCCGGCCTGGAGGTCCCGGCTCTGGCGGAGGTTCTGTACGAATGCGTGGTCGGACTGATTCGTCAGAGACTCGGTGAGCCGGGAGGAATCACTCCGCAGACACACCGGTTGCTGCAGCGGACTCACATCAGCGGAATCATTCGTCGGAATCTCCGCAATCCGGCGCTCGACCCGGAGGCGATCGCCACATCAGCGAACCTGTCCACCCGGTACCTCTACTCATTATTCCAGGACGCCGAACTCACGCCGATGCGGTTCCTCAAGAACCTGCGCCTTCAGGAAGCCCGCCGTCGACTGGAGGATCCAGCGCTGGCGAGCGTTCCCATCCGTGACGTCATGTCGGCTGTCGGGTATCGCCGGTCGGACCAGTTCGCGCGCGACTTCCGGCAGATGTTCGGCGTCTCGCCCAAAGACCACCGCCAGTTGTCCTGCGGGCAACGCACGTCGTGA
- a CDS encoding nuclear transport factor 2 family protein has protein sequence MGTEQVALEAALHDAERRLQAAVRSGDAQALDLLLDDRVVYTGPDGSTATKEEDLGAHRSRTLTVEVFDQQDLQVTVVDSTGITRVLAGLEGTAGGHPFTARLRYTRTWIHADGTWRVLAAHASAVPDAG, from the coding sequence ATGGGGACGGAACAGGTGGCTCTTGAAGCCGCTCTCCACGATGCCGAGCGGAGGCTGCAAGCCGCTGTTCGATCAGGTGACGCGCAGGCATTGGACCTGCTCCTGGACGACCGTGTCGTCTACACAGGGCCCGACGGCAGCACCGCGACGAAGGAGGAGGACCTGGGAGCGCACAGGTCCCGGACCCTGACCGTCGAGGTCTTCGACCAGCAGGACCTGCAGGTGACCGTGGTGGACTCCACCGGGATCACCCGCGTGCTGGCTGGGCTTGAGGGCACCGCCGGGGGACATCCGTTCACGGCGCGCCTTCGCTACACCCGCACCTGGATACACGCTGACGGCACCTGGCGCGTCCTTGCCGCCCACGCCAGCGCCGTCCCGGACGCCGGGTAA